In the genome of Streptomyces sp. SAI-127, the window CGAGGCGGCGGCCCGGGTGCGGGAGCTGACCGACGGCGTCGGGGCCGAGGTGGTGCTGGACTTCGTGGGGGCCGAGGCGACTCTGGCGGTGGCCGCCGCTTCGGTGGCGGTGGCCGGCGATGTCACCGTCGTGGGTATCGGGGGTGGCACTCTCGCGGTCGGCTTCGGCGGCGGTCTGCCGTTCGAGGTGTCCGTCTGCGCCCCCTACTGGGGCAGCCGCCGGGAACTCATCGAGGTCCTCGAACTGGCGAGGCAGGGGCTCGTCTCCTCCCACATCGAGACCTTCTCGATCGAGGACGCACCCCTGGCGTACGAGCGCCTGCACTCCGGTGAGGTGGGCGGGCGCGCGGTCGTGCTGCCGCACGGCTGAGCCACGCGTGCGTGCCTGGGCCCGGGTCCCCGCGGGGACCCGGGTCCAGGCGCGTCAGGCCGACGCCGGTTCGGTGACCGCACGCTCCGCGCCCACCGCCCGCTCCAGACACCGCCCGAGCACCGTCAGGAACTCCGGTGTCTCCCAGGGCCCCCGGTCCACGCGCCGGGTGTCGTCCACGCCGAGGTCCTGCATGTCGTACCGGCCCCGGCAGTGGCCGAGCGTGAAGTAGCAGACCTCGCCGAGACCGTGCCGTTTCAGATAGAGGACGGGACGGGGCGCGCCGTCCAGCGCCGCCGTGTCGCCCTCCTCGAAGCCGCGGCACGGCCCGGTGTACTCGGCGTGCAGCAGCACTTCCAGGTCCCCGTGCAGCTCGCACACGTACAGCTCGTCGGTGACGGTGAACGGCTCGATCCCGGCGACCAGCGGATGGTCGGGCCGGGTCACGCGCACCTCGTACGGCTCGATGGGCGGGTGCGCCAGGAACTGGCTGCCGAGCACCTCGGCCAGCTGCCCGAGCACCCGGGGGGTGGAGAACATCCGGGGTCCGCCGGGAGCGGGCGCCTCGATCACCGAGTTGGTGCCGTGCAGGGCGAGCCAGCGCCCGCCCCGCGCGGTGAAGCGTGCCAGCGCGTCCCGCTGCGCCGGGCGGGGACGCACATCGCAGGTGTAGGTGACCAGCAGATCCGCCTGCTCCAGCGCGGGGAGGCAGTCGTAGTCCTGGTAGACCCTGGTGCGGACCCGGGGATGGTCGCCCAGCATCTCCAGCAGC includes:
- a CDS encoding ThuA domain-containing protein, which translates into the protein MAGPAGRLDAVLVCGGRWHDFDHARLRLLEMLGDHPRVRTRVYQDYDCLPALEQADLLVTYTCDVRPRPAQRDALARFTARGGRWLALHGTNSVIEAPAPGGPRMFSTPRVLGQLAEVLGSQFLAHPPIEPYEVRVTRPDHPLVAGIEPFTVTDELYVCELHGDLEVLLHAEYTGPCRGFEEGDTAALDGAPRPVLYLKRHGLGEVCYFTLGHCRGRYDMQDLGVDDTRRVDRGPWETPEFLTVLGRCLERAVGAERAVTEPASA